A stretch of the Balneola vulgaris DSM 17893 genome encodes the following:
- a CDS encoding NADP-dependent isocitrate dehydrogenase, with the protein MTTDDARIIYTKTDEAPALATYSLLPIIQSFTKAAGVKVETRDISLAGRIIANFPEYLKEDQKISDALAELGELAKKPEANIIKLPNISASIPQLVAAIKELQSKGYDLPNYPEEPKSDEEKEVKARYDKVKGSAVNPVLREGNSDRRAPKAVKEYARKNPHSMGKWSADSKSHVATMEAGDFRNNEKSTTLDKATTARIEFEKSNGETAILKEGLHLQEGEVIDASVMNREALLRFIEEQIEDAKAQGVLFSLHMKATMMKVSDPIIFGHAVNTFFKPVFEKHSTKLAKIGVDTNNGFGDLLAKIQELSDEDRGAIEADIQACYEERADLAMVDSDRGITNLHVPSDVIIDASMPAMIRTSGCMWNKEGKTQDTKAVIPDSSYAGIYQVVIDDCKKNGAFDPTTMGSVPNVGLMAQKAEEYGSHDKTFELSDSGTINVLDAAGNVLLSHEVNEGDIWRMCQVKDAPIRDWVKLAVSRAKDTGVPAVFWLDEERSHDAELIKKVNTYLADHDTEGLEIHIMSPVKATQYSLDRIREGKDTISVTGNVLRDYLTDLFPILELGTSAKMLSIVPLMNGGGLFETGAGGSAPKHVQQFVAENYLRWDSLGEFLALSVSLEHLSKVFGNAKAKTLATTLDTATSKFLQNDKSPARRLGQIDNRGSHFYLALYWAEALAEQTEDTELKAKFAEVVAALKTNEESINAELIEVQGNAVEIGGYYQPNDELASNAMRPSATLNTILSNI; encoded by the coding sequence ATGACCACTGACGACGCCAGAATTATTTACACCAAGACAGACGAAGCTCCCGCACTTGCTACCTATTCACTTTTACCAATTATCCAGTCTTTTACCAAGGCGGCTGGCGTAAAAGTAGAAACAAGAGATATATCCTTAGCTGGAAGAATTATTGCAAATTTTCCAGAGTATTTAAAAGAAGACCAAAAAATTTCAGATGCACTTGCTGAGCTAGGTGAACTGGCTAAAAAACCTGAAGCAAATATCATTAAGCTTCCGAACATCAGTGCTTCTATTCCTCAATTGGTTGCAGCCATCAAAGAGCTTCAATCTAAAGGATACGACTTACCAAACTACCCTGAAGAGCCTAAGAGTGATGAAGAAAAAGAAGTAAAGGCACGTTATGATAAAGTAAAAGGTAGTGCGGTTAATCCTGTACTTCGTGAAGGGAATTCGGATCGTCGTGCCCCAAAAGCTGTTAAGGAGTATGCGCGCAAAAATCCACATTCTATGGGGAAATGGAGTGCCGATTCTAAATCACACGTTGCTACAATGGAAGCAGGTGACTTTAGGAACAACGAGAAGTCAACCACCTTAGATAAAGCGACTACTGCTCGCATCGAGTTTGAGAAATCAAATGGTGAAACTGCGATTCTCAAAGAAGGATTACACCTACAAGAAGGTGAAGTGATTGATGCTTCGGTAATGAACCGAGAAGCATTACTTCGTTTTATTGAGGAGCAAATCGAGGATGCTAAAGCGCAAGGGGTACTGTTCTCCCTTCACATGAAAGCTACTATGATGAAGGTATCCGATCCTATCATCTTTGGACATGCCGTGAATACTTTTTTTAAGCCTGTATTTGAAAAGCACAGTACTAAGCTTGCCAAGATTGGTGTTGATACCAATAATGGATTTGGTGATCTCTTAGCTAAAATTCAAGAACTTTCGGATGAAGACAGAGGTGCTATTGAGGCGGATATACAAGCTTGTTATGAAGAGCGTGCTGATTTAGCCATGGTTGATTCAGACCGAGGCATTACCAACTTGCACGTGCCTAGTGATGTAATCATAGATGCTTCAATGCCAGCTATGATTCGTACTTCGGGTTGCATGTGGAATAAAGAAGGTAAAACTCAGGATACCAAAGCCGTAATTCCAGATAGTAGCTATGCAGGTATTTACCAGGTAGTTATTGATGACTGTAAAAAGAATGGTGCTTTTGACCCAACAACAATGGGTAGTGTTCCTAATGTGGGCTTAATGGCTCAAAAAGCTGAGGAATATGGATCTCATGATAAAACTTTTGAATTAAGTGACTCTGGAACCATCAACGTTCTTGATGCAGCTGGCAATGTACTTCTCTCACACGAAGTGAATGAAGGCGACATTTGGAGAATGTGTCAGGTGAAAGACGCTCCTATTAGAGACTGGGTAAAATTAGCTGTTTCTAGAGCTAAAGATACCGGTGTTCCTGCGGTATTTTGGTTAGATGAAGAACGTTCGCATGATGCTGAACTCATCAAAAAAGTAAACACTTACTTAGCCGACCACGATACTGAAGGATTAGAAATTCATATCATGTCGCCAGTAAAAGCGACACAGTATTCATTAGATCGTATTCGTGAAGGCAAAGACACGATTTCTGTTACTGGAAATGTACTCCGAGATTACCTAACAGATCTATTCCCTATTCTTGAATTAGGAACCAGTGCTAAAATGCTTTCTATCGTTCCACTTATGAACGGTGGTGGGTTATTCGAAACAGGTGCTGGTGGTTCAGCTCCAAAACATGTTCAACAATTTGTTGCTGAAAATTACCTTCGTTGGGATTCATTAGGTGAATTCTTAGCACTTTCTGTATCTCTGGAACACCTATCTAAAGTATTTGGTAATGCAAAAGCTAAAACATTAGCTACCACTTTAGATACAGCGACGTCAAAGTTTCTTCAAAATGACAAGTCCCCTGCTCGCAGACTAGGCCAAATTGATAACCGTGGAAGTCACTTTTACTTAGCGCTTTATTGGGCTGAAGCATTAGCTGAACAAACTGAGGATACAGAATTAAAAGCTAAATTCGCTGAAGTTGTGGCTGCACTAAAAACCAATGAAGAAAGCATTAATGCTGAGCTCATAGAAGTGCAAGGCAATGCTGTAGAAATTGGAGGCTATTATCAGCCTAACGACGAATTAGCATCAAATGCTATGCGTCCTAGTGCAACACTTAATACAATCCTTTCCAATATCTAA
- a CDS encoding acyl-CoA carboxylase subunit beta — translation MSTNSTGTKQNWLSELLAEFKDQEKTIKLGGGKARINKEHGKGKLTARERIKKLIDKGSDFYELGLWAGYEMYEEQGGCPAGGVITGIGKVHGRECMIVANDATVKAGAWFPITAKKNLRAQEIAIENHIPLIYLVDSAGVYLPMQDEIFPDKDHFGRMFRNNAVISAKGIPQIAAIMGSCVAGGAYLPIMSDEALIVDGTGSVFLAGSYLVKAAIGEDVDNETLGGATTHTEISGVTDYKMEDDVECLKTIRDLVDKFGPQPTAGFNRAEPVKPAKPASHIANVLPESRTSPYNMHDLLECIIDKDSFTEFKKGYGETIITGYARIDGWSVGIVANQRTVSKTKSGEMQIGGVIYSDSADKAARFIMNCNQKKIPLIFLQDVTGFMIGKRSEHGGIIKDGAKMVNAMSNSTVPKITIVVGNSYGAGNYAMCGRAYDPRFMYAWPTANIAVMSGASAAKTLTQIQVATLKKKGEEISEERQAELAKEITDRYNKQTDVRYAASRLWVDGIINPEDTRARISNALACANLNPEIPEFKTGVIQT, via the coding sequence ATGAGCACAAATTCTACAGGAACAAAACAAAATTGGCTTTCTGAACTACTTGCAGAATTTAAAGATCAAGAAAAAACCATAAAACTGGGTGGTGGTAAGGCTCGCATCAATAAAGAACATGGTAAAGGTAAGCTTACCGCTAGAGAGCGCATAAAGAAACTGATTGATAAAGGCTCTGACTTTTATGAGCTAGGTCTTTGGGCTGGCTATGAAATGTATGAAGAACAGGGTGGATGCCCAGCAGGCGGTGTAATAACTGGGATTGGAAAAGTGCATGGACGTGAATGCATGATTGTTGCCAACGACGCCACGGTAAAAGCTGGAGCTTGGTTCCCAATTACAGCTAAAAAGAACTTAAGAGCGCAAGAAATAGCGATTGAAAATCATATCCCACTCATCTATTTAGTGGATTCAGCTGGGGTTTATTTGCCAATGCAGGATGAGATTTTCCCTGATAAAGATCACTTCGGAAGAATGTTTAGAAATAATGCAGTGATCTCTGCCAAAGGTATACCTCAGATTGCAGCTATCATGGGTAGTTGTGTAGCAGGTGGCGCTTACTTGCCAATAATGAGCGATGAAGCCCTTATTGTAGATGGTACTGGAAGCGTTTTCTTAGCCGGAAGTTATCTAGTGAAAGCGGCTATAGGTGAGGATGTAGATAACGAAACTCTTGGAGGTGCTACCACTCACACTGAAATTAGTGGTGTTACCGATTATAAAATGGAAGACGATGTTGAATGCTTAAAAACCATTCGAGATTTGGTGGATAAATTTGGTCCACAACCAACTGCCGGATTTAATAGAGCTGAACCTGTAAAACCCGCTAAACCAGCGAGCCATATAGCTAATGTTTTACCGGAGTCTAGAACGTCTCCTTATAATATGCACGACCTTCTGGAGTGCATAATTGACAAAGATTCGTTTACAGAGTTTAAAAAAGGCTATGGCGAGACTATTATTACGGGCTATGCTCGTATTGATGGTTGGAGTGTAGGAATTGTAGCTAATCAACGAACGGTATCTAAAACTAAGTCTGGTGAGATGCAGATTGGTGGCGTTATCTATTCGGATTCAGCGGATAAAGCCGCACGTTTTATCATGAACTGTAATCAGAAGAAAATTCCGTTAATCTTCTTACAAGATGTAACAGGGTTCATGATTGGCAAGCGTAGTGAGCATGGCGGTATCATCAAAGATGGTGCTAAAATGGTGAATGCTATGAGTAACAGTACCGTACCTAAAATTACAATCGTTGTGGGTAATAGTTATGGGGCCGGTAATTACGCTATGTGTGGTAGAGCTTACGATCCACGATTTATGTATGCGTGGCCAACAGCAAATATCGCTGTTATGAGTGGAGCTTCTGCTGCAAAAACACTTACTCAAATTCAGGTAGCCACTCTTAAAAAGAAAGGCGAAGAGATTAGCGAAGAACGTCAGGCTGAATTAGCTAAGGAAATAACTGATCGATATAATAAGCAGACAGATGTGAGATATGCTGCTTCTAGATTATGGGTTGATGGAATAATAAATCCTGAAGATACTCGAGCAAGAATATCAAATGCCTTAGCTTGCGCTAATTTAAATCCAGAAATTCCTGAGTTTAAAACAGGTGTAATCCAAACCTAG
- a CDS encoding GWxTD domain-containing protein: MNKITNTLLAFGLIILLGTDLYAQRRGDVTYTSLVNRASVPTLFFDELIIPSSNSDNHQLLLTFSMSNNFLPFKKITLNDEVDKLGGNQFYTTARFSADIFRGKASKKELENLATVARDVWQDTLYAASFEDTKSEMLFSDGVLKASLNPGTYNFVLQLSTMGETNERNSQRQDIEIPDFKTKKMGEIYLIDEVTSEQNGSQFDLKLVNRGNSVRYGENYHLLIRIPNYNSNSSYSAEISKANIGRKDTTVVSVRENLPISADNIFSNSELTINDTNSPSLSLNKENGSFTYALIEVPNKNYENSVYKIIVKEGQSKKPIATKVVRSFWPDIPPALLNLDVSIDLLMYILPEDRIKAMKDGNAQEKEKRFRAFWEQRDPTPDSEFNELMTEYYRRIDFAFREYRNPENPDGHETDRGKIYIKYGPPSARERSFPSKGRVIETWTYPNRNFVFEKGTGFSDFILLGKE; the protein is encoded by the coding sequence ATGAATAAAATCACCAATACACTTTTAGCTTTTGGTTTAATCATACTTCTTGGAACTGACCTTTATGCCCAACGCAGAGGCGACGTTACCTACACATCACTTGTAAATAGAGCTTCGGTGCCTACCCTTTTCTTTGATGAATTGATCATTCCGAGTTCCAATTCAGACAATCATCAGTTGTTATTAACCTTTAGCATGAGTAATAATTTCTTACCCTTCAAGAAAATTACATTAAATGATGAAGTAGATAAATTAGGTGGCAATCAATTTTATACTACTGCACGATTCAGTGCTGATATCTTTCGAGGAAAAGCCTCCAAAAAAGAGTTAGAAAACTTAGCCACAGTGGCACGAGATGTTTGGCAAGATACCCTCTACGCAGCATCATTTGAGGACACTAAATCTGAAATGCTTTTCTCTGACGGTGTGCTAAAAGCTTCCTTAAATCCCGGCACTTATAATTTTGTACTTCAACTAAGTACTATGGGTGAAACCAATGAACGAAATTCACAACGCCAGGATATTGAAATACCAGATTTCAAGACTAAGAAAATGGGCGAAATCTATTTAATTGATGAAGTTACATCTGAGCAAAATGGAAGCCAATTTGATCTTAAATTAGTGAATAGAGGCAATAGCGTACGTTATGGAGAGAATTATCACTTGCTCATTCGAATTCCGAATTATAACAGTAACTCATCCTATAGTGCTGAAATAAGCAAGGCAAACATTGGTAGGAAAGATACTACCGTTGTTAGTGTAAGAGAAAACCTTCCTATCTCAGCTGATAACATTTTTTCCAATAGTGAATTAACCATTAATGACACGAACTCACCTTCACTTTCATTAAACAAAGAAAATGGATCTTTCACCTACGCTTTGATTGAAGTACCTAATAAAAATTATGAGAATTCGGTGTATAAGATCATTGTAAAGGAAGGTCAGTCTAAAAAGCCCATTGCCACAAAAGTGGTTCGTTCATTCTGGCCTGATATCCCTCCTGCTCTATTGAATCTTGATGTATCCATAGACCTACTTATGTACATATTACCCGAAGATCGAATTAAGGCAATGAAGGATGGAAATGCCCAAGAAAAGGAAAAACGGTTTAGAGCATTTTGGGAACAAAGAGATCCAACTCCAGACTCAGAGTTCAATGAACTAATGACGGAATATTATCGAAGAATCGATTTTGCTTTTAGAGAATATAGAAACCCTGAAAATCCTGATGGACACGAAACAGATCGTGGTAAAATCTACATAAAATATGGTCCGCCAAGTGCACGTGAGCGCAGCTTTCCTAGTAAAGGAAGAGTCATTGAGACATGGACCTACCCGAACCGTAATTTTGTATTTGAAAAAGGAACAGGATTCTCAGATTTCATTCTACTTGGCAAAGAATAA